A single region of the Pseudomonas solani genome encodes:
- a CDS encoding GntR family transcriptional regulator has translation MQLATTATRAAKERPDNLVERIYQVLKDDIFEFRLLPGDRFSEGDVAARTAVSRTPVRQALHRLEREGYLEVHFRSGWQVRPFDFERFEELYDLRIVLELAAVRRLCEMGAELPQRLDALTRTWQVEAHQRLTDGRTVSELDEAFHCALVAAAGNREMARTHREITEKIRIIRRLDFTQQPRIAATYDEHVRILEAILQRHAEPACQLLREHIEVSKAEVRKITLHRLHCARQRTGDSVGAD, from the coding sequence ATGCAACTCGCCACCACCGCCACCCGGGCCGCCAAGGAGCGGCCCGACAACCTGGTCGAGCGCATCTACCAGGTGTTGAAGGACGATATCTTCGAGTTCCGCCTGCTGCCCGGTGATCGCTTCAGCGAAGGCGACGTCGCCGCGCGCACGGCGGTCAGCCGCACCCCGGTGCGGCAGGCCCTGCACCGGCTGGAACGCGAGGGCTACCTGGAGGTGCACTTCCGCAGCGGCTGGCAGGTCCGGCCCTTCGACTTCGAGCGCTTCGAGGAGCTCTACGACCTGCGCATCGTGCTGGAGCTGGCGGCGGTCCGGCGCCTGTGCGAAATGGGTGCCGAGCTGCCGCAGCGCCTGGACGCGCTGACCCGCACCTGGCAGGTGGAAGCGCACCAGCGGCTAACCGATGGGCGCACGGTATCGGAGCTGGACGAAGCCTTCCACTGCGCCCTGGTGGCGGCCGCCGGCAATCGCGAAATGGCCCGCACGCACCGCGAGATCACCGAGAAGATCCGCATCATCCGGCGCCTGGATTTCACTCAGCAGCCACGCATCGCCGCCACCTACGACGAGCACGTGCGCATCCTCGAGGCCATCCTGCAACGGCACGCCGAGCCGGCCTGCCAGCTGCTGCGCGAGCACATCGAAGTGAGCAAGGCGGAGGTGCGCAAGATCACCCTGCACAGGCTCCACTGCGCCCGGCAGCGGACTGGCGACAGCGTCGGAGCGGATTGA
- a CDS encoding MASE2 domain-containing protein — protein MAFDRTRGAGIGFANRVYKPRALGCALSFIFVTTTTYPGPSPLWVLMLLNAFIWPCLAYQLAVRARVPYRTELRNLLLDCVFAGGWVAAMQFSVLPSLLLLSMVAMNSVSAKGIRFMLYGLVANLLGMALAGAALGFEVALETPPAVVWACLPMLVIYPFVVGWTSYSLTQRLVRQQKALSIVSGFDERMLTSHNRWMYQLARVFLRCRCGSGQATVAHIRIDEFPLLRERHGALVADALSVRLGHLIKAGIRSTDLLCMKRRGEFLVLLLQARRLGAQSLTDRIEDGFAHCFAGGTGLPEARIRVGLAEFSNSLASENEWLRLAEQRSGQPRPQALRPLEEAPRATPAAGPLPVP, from the coding sequence ATGGCTTTTGATCGTACTAGGGGCGCGGGTATCGGCTTTGCCAACCGCGTCTACAAACCACGAGCCCTGGGCTGCGCGCTCAGCTTTATTTTCGTCACCACCACCACCTACCCCGGGCCCTCGCCGCTCTGGGTGCTGATGCTGCTCAATGCCTTCATCTGGCCCTGCCTGGCGTACCAGCTGGCAGTGCGAGCCCGCGTGCCCTACCGCACCGAGCTGCGCAATCTTCTGCTCGATTGCGTCTTCGCCGGCGGCTGGGTCGCCGCGATGCAGTTCAGCGTGCTGCCATCCTTGCTGCTCCTGTCGATGGTCGCCATGAACAGCGTCAGCGCCAAGGGCATCCGTTTCATGCTCTATGGCCTGGTCGCCAACCTGCTGGGGATGGCCCTGGCCGGGGCCGCCCTCGGCTTCGAAGTGGCGCTGGAAACCCCGCCGGCCGTGGTCTGGGCCTGCCTGCCGATGCTGGTGATCTACCCCTTCGTGGTCGGCTGGACGAGCTACAGCCTGACGCAGCGGCTGGTCAGGCAGCAGAAGGCGCTGTCCATCGTCAGCGGCTTCGACGAGCGCATGCTCACCTCCCACAACCGCTGGATGTACCAGTTGGCGCGGGTCTTCCTGCGCTGCCGCTGCGGTTCCGGCCAGGCCACCGTGGCGCATATCCGCATCGATGAATTCCCCTTGCTGCGCGAGCGCCACGGTGCGCTGGTGGCGGACGCACTGAGCGTTCGGCTCGGGCACCTGATCAAGGCCGGGATACGCAGCACCGACCTGCTGTGCATGAAGCGCCGGGGGGAATTCCTAGTGCTTCTGTTGCAGGCCAGGCGGCTCGGCGCGCAATCCCTCACCGACCGCATCGAAGACGGTTTCGCCCACTGTTTCGCCGGCGGCACCGGGCTGCCGGAGGCGCGCATCCGTGTTGGCCTCGCCGAGTTCAGCAACAGCCTGGCCAGCGAGAACGAATGGCTGCGCCTGGCGGAACAGCGCTCGGGCCAGCCCCGGCCCCAGGCACTACGCCCCTTGGAAGAAGCCCCGCGAGCCACCCCGGCCGCCGGCCCCCTGCCCGTTCCCTAG
- a CDS encoding methyl-accepting chemotaxis protein — MQLRNLAIGKRAGLIFSLLALLVLAMGGSNLYQTNRMDNASIEVRGTWLPGIIALSEIGTAIGNGRALTLRGIIVDERAEQLRAVSTIRGIQAALPGQFAAYESTIAQAQDRELFKRFIHTYETYRGLQEQILDAIDDDHLEEADRLVNGPLVDYANAMMSALGELIRFNSTGASEAAKRSDEASDDAFFFALVALVVILGVTVTVALVLTRSIVTPLGEAVVIAERVASGDLTRDITVIGKDEPAMLLAALRTMQGNLRATIQQIGSSSDQLASASEELHAVTEDANRGLHQQNAEIEQAATAVNQMTAAVEEVARNAVSTAAASKESDEAGRQGFIQVNDAITSIRTLAGQVTQASVRASELASQTRDISTVLDVIRGIAAQTNLLALNAAIEAARAGEAGRGFAVVADEVRSLAQRTQSSTEEIEEMIDNIQTGTQGTVDALLAGAGQAEQTLKSAANAGMALERITASITHINERNLIIASASEQQAQVAREVDRNLTNIRDLSLQTAAGANQTSASSQELSRLAIELSGMVTRFRV, encoded by the coding sequence ATTCAGTTGAGAAACCTTGCCATCGGAAAACGCGCGGGACTTATCTTTTCACTGCTGGCCCTGCTGGTCCTGGCCATGGGCGGCAGCAACCTGTACCAAACCAACAGGATGGACAACGCGTCGATCGAGGTCCGTGGCACCTGGCTGCCCGGGATCATCGCACTGAGCGAAATAGGCACCGCCATCGGTAATGGGCGAGCACTGACGCTGCGCGGCATCATCGTCGACGAGCGGGCCGAGCAGCTCCGCGCCGTGTCCACCATCCGAGGCATCCAGGCCGCACTGCCTGGGCAGTTCGCCGCCTATGAAAGCACCATCGCCCAGGCGCAGGATCGCGAACTCTTCAAGCGCTTCATCCACACCTACGAAACCTACCGAGGGCTGCAGGAGCAGATACTCGACGCCATCGATGACGACCATCTGGAAGAGGCCGACCGCCTGGTCAATGGCCCCCTGGTGGATTACGCCAACGCGATGATGAGTGCGCTGGGCGAGCTGATCCGCTTCAACTCCACCGGGGCATCCGAAGCGGCCAAGCGCAGCGACGAAGCATCGGACGACGCCTTCTTCTTCGCCCTGGTCGCCCTGGTAGTGATCCTCGGCGTCACCGTAACCGTCGCCCTGGTGCTGACCCGCAGCATCGTCACTCCGCTGGGCGAGGCGGTGGTCATCGCCGAACGCGTGGCCAGCGGCGACCTGACCCGCGACATCACGGTCATCGGCAAGGACGAGCCGGCCATGCTGCTCGCCGCCCTGCGCACCATGCAGGGCAACCTGCGGGCCACCATCCAGCAGATCGGCAGCTCGTCCGACCAGTTGGCCTCCGCCTCCGAAGAACTGCACGCAGTGACCGAAGACGCCAACCGTGGCCTGCACCAGCAGAACGCCGAGATCGAGCAGGCCGCCACCGCCGTCAACCAGATGACCGCCGCCGTGGAAGAAGTGGCGCGCAACGCCGTGAGCACGGCCGCCGCCTCGAAGGAAAGCGACGAAGCCGGCCGCCAGGGCTTCATCCAGGTCAACGACGCCATCACCTCGATCCGCACCCTGGCCGGCCAGGTCACCCAGGCCTCCGTCCGCGCCTCGGAGCTGGCCAGCCAGACCCGCGACATCAGCACGGTGCTCGACGTGATCCGTGGCATCGCCGCGCAAACCAACCTCCTGGCGCTCAATGCCGCCATCGAGGCCGCGCGTGCCGGTGAGGCCGGCCGTGGCTTCGCCGTGGTCGCCGACGAGGTGCGTTCCCTGGCGCAGCGCACGCAAAGCTCCACCGAGGAGATCGAAGAAATGATCGACAACATCCAGACCGGCACCCAGGGCACCGTGGACGCCCTCCTCGCCGGTGCCGGGCAGGCCGAGCAGACGCTCAAGTCGGCCGCCAACGCCGGCATGGCACTGGAGCGCATCACCGCCTCGATCACCCACATCAACGAGCGCAACCTGATCATCGCCAGCGCCTCGGAACAGCAGGCCCAGGTGGCCCGCGAGGTGGACCGCAACCTCACCAACATCCGCGACCTGTCCCTGCAGACCGCCGCCGGCGCCAACCAGACCAGCGCCTCCAGCCAGGAACTGTCGCGCCTGGCCATCGAGCTCAGCGGCATGGTCACCCGCTTCCGCGTCTGA
- a CDS encoding DUF2165 family protein produces the protein MDTQTSLMIFQGTCFLGFSLWLSVALINNLHAFASSVGAIGATMSMAPLRQPPVIDIPLLRRGLDSPFMHRLALLVIVVLQAAAVLAAWAGCYQLLLGTGLEAARPWLNLALSAALGFLFAMLLGGLWFGYWIRQEGLQLTHLVLVIWVLLDFVVLNLRWA, from the coding sequence ATGGATACCCAGACCTCACTGATGATTTTCCAGGGCACCTGCTTTCTCGGCTTCAGCCTGTGGCTGAGCGTTGCGCTGATCAACAACCTGCACGCCTTCGCCAGTTCGGTCGGGGCCATCGGCGCGACCATGTCCATGGCGCCCCTGCGACAGCCGCCGGTCATCGACATCCCGCTGCTGCGGCGTGGCTTGGATTCCCCCTTCATGCATCGCCTGGCGCTGCTGGTCATCGTGGTGTTGCAGGCGGCTGCCGTGCTCGCGGCCTGGGCCGGTTGCTACCAACTGCTGCTCGGCACCGGGCTGGAGGCCGCCCGGCCCTGGCTGAACCTGGCCCTGAGCGCTGCCCTGGGCTTTCTGTTCGCCATGCTGCTGGGCGGGCTCTGGTTCGGTTACTGGATACGCCAGGAAGGGCTGCAGCTGACCCACCTGGTGCTGGTCATCTGGGTGTTGCTGGATTTCGTCGTGCTCAACCTGCGTTGGGCCTAG
- a CDS encoding SDR family NAD(P)-dependent oxidoreductase, translated as MKMMIVGASRGLGRALVEGLGKPGDEVIGVSRRRPEHLPLAPGVELGWIEADLARPSVAVAQIEAGAPAALDVLVCNVGIWEEHAFSEHYDFLGDSDESISRLVEVNITATLLLLKRLVPRLLASARPQLILIGSTSALRQSGRPEVAFGASKFALNGMADALREGFRGQRLAVTVLHPGYLNTDDLLSTPLAAAAARGEGQLVPVHDVVTMVDALLRLSAASFVRELTLPAIGDERF; from the coding sequence ATGAAGATGATGATCGTAGGGGCGAGCAGGGGGCTGGGCCGGGCGCTGGTGGAAGGGCTCGGCAAGCCGGGTGACGAGGTGATAGGTGTCTCGCGCAGGCGGCCGGAGCACCTGCCGCTGGCTCCGGGCGTCGAGCTCGGCTGGATCGAGGCGGACCTGGCCCGCCCCTCGGTGGCCGTGGCGCAGATCGAGGCCGGGGCGCCCGCCGCGCTCGATGTGCTGGTGTGCAATGTCGGCATCTGGGAAGAGCACGCCTTCAGCGAGCACTACGACTTCCTCGGCGACAGCGATGAGTCCATCAGCCGGCTGGTGGAGGTGAACATCACCGCCACGCTGTTGCTGCTCAAGCGGCTGGTGCCCCGGTTGCTGGCGTCCGCCAGGCCGCAGCTGATCCTGATTGGCTCCACCTCGGCCCTGCGCCAGAGCGGGCGCCCGGAAGTGGCGTTCGGCGCCTCCAAGTTCGCCCTCAATGGCATGGCCGATGCGTTGCGCGAAGGCTTCCGCGGTCAGCGCCTGGCGGTGACCGTGCTGCACCCGGGCTACCTGAATACCGACGACCTGCTGTCCACGCCGCTGGCGGCAGCCGCCGCGCGCGGGGAGGGGCAGTTGGTGCCGGTGCATGACGTGGTGACGATGGTGGATGCGCTGCTGCGGCTCTCCGCCGCTTCGTTCGTGCGCGAGCTGACGTTGCCGGCGATCGGGGATGAGCGCTTCTGA
- a CDS encoding TetR/AcrR family transcriptional regulator — protein sequence MSKRPVIDRNLVLDAAISVVMDQGISALSIGEVAKAAGISKGGVQSCFGTKDGLVEAMVNRWKADYEASVMARLAPDAGVLELLTAQIHIIAIPDEELSKRAAAILTAMFSQDSLRAQANDWYRSLLLGGAFESERGKRVRLAFLAATGAFFLRSFGIMEISEAEWKTFSEDIARLLPADASAP from the coding sequence ATGAGTAAACGCCCTGTGATCGACAGGAACCTGGTGCTGGATGCCGCCATATCGGTGGTGATGGACCAAGGCATTTCTGCATTGAGCATTGGTGAGGTGGCCAAGGCCGCCGGCATAAGCAAGGGCGGCGTGCAGTCCTGCTTCGGTACCAAGGACGGCCTGGTCGAGGCCATGGTCAACCGCTGGAAGGCCGACTACGAGGCGTCGGTGATGGCCCGGCTGGCACCGGATGCGGGGGTGCTGGAGTTGCTGACCGCGCAGATCCACATCATCGCCATCCCGGACGAAGAGCTGAGCAAGCGGGCGGCGGCGATCCTTACGGCGATGTTCAGCCAGGACAGTCTGCGCGCCCAGGCCAACGACTGGTACCGCTCCCTGCTGCTGGGCGGAGCGTTCGAAAGCGAGCGCGGCAAGCGTGTGCGGCTGGCCTTTCTCGCGGCCACCGGGGCCTTCTTCCTGCGCTCCTTCGGCATCATGGAAATCTCGGAAGCGGAGTGGAAAACCTTCAGCGAGGACATCGCCCGGTTGCTGCCCGCCGACGCCTCCGCGCCCTAG
- a CDS encoding pyridoxamine 5'-phosphate oxidase family protein: MEPILSQRPSPWHAGERQLQETVGVAERMEAHGQKVIRDYMPDQHRAFFHQLPFLIAGAVDGEGRPWATLVEGPEGFVTSPDPKRLVFDLAARPLDPLDPATPGLGAGAALGLLGIELHTRRRNRLNGSIGQASAQQLEVQVEHSFGNCPQYIQLREWSSSPEPRGTVRQDASELDERARAMILAADTFFVASYVDHEEGGRAVDVSHRGGRPGFVRVEGNRLTIPDYAGNLHFNTLGNLISNPRAGLLFVDFEQGDVLQVQGRAEVILDSPLIAAFEGAERIWTLDIEQVVFRPGAMSLRWAFDEYAPTSLMTGTWAEAEERLREGERRRQWQQWRVLSQQQESADIRSLVLAPEDEGEVSFTPGQHIPLRLLTADGEALVRTYSVSSAPSDGYLRISVKAQGKGSRHLHEQVQVGDVLEARPPLGSFTLKTDSQRPVVLIGAGVGITPMVSMARELVALNERQAQGRRIHLFQGARTLHDLPFQAELQALVQRGNGLLKLTRALSAPEAEAQPGRDFELSGRLGLAQIQAALSFDDYDFYLCGPGGFIQAIYDGLRGLNVADGRIHAEAFGPSALQRHSEAQAAVPSQPPAATSAVPVYFTASAKEARWTPESGTLLELAESRGLTPEFSCRGGSCGTCKTRRVSGQVHYPNPPAELPEADMVLICCAVPAEGEDGPQPLVLDL, from the coding sequence AGCCCACGGGCAGAAGGTCATCCGCGACTACATGCCCGACCAGCACCGCGCCTTCTTCCATCAATTGCCCTTCCTGATCGCCGGTGCGGTGGATGGCGAAGGCCGGCCCTGGGCCACCCTGGTCGAAGGCCCGGAAGGCTTCGTCACCTCGCCCGACCCCAAACGCCTGGTGTTCGACCTGGCCGCGCGCCCGCTGGACCCACTGGACCCGGCCACCCCCGGCCTCGGTGCCGGCGCCGCCCTCGGCCTGCTTGGCATCGAACTGCACACGCGGCGGCGCAACCGCCTCAATGGCTCGATCGGCCAGGCTTCGGCGCAGCAACTGGAGGTGCAGGTCGAGCATTCCTTCGGCAACTGCCCGCAGTACATCCAGCTGCGTGAATGGAGCAGTTCCCCCGAGCCCCGTGGCACGGTCCGCCAGGACGCCAGCGAGCTGGACGAGCGCGCCCGGGCGATGATCCTCGCTGCCGACACCTTCTTCGTCGCCAGCTACGTCGACCACGAGGAAGGTGGCCGCGCCGTGGACGTTTCCCACCGTGGCGGGCGCCCCGGCTTCGTGCGGGTGGAAGGCAACCGCCTGACCATCCCGGATTACGCCGGCAACCTGCACTTCAATACCCTGGGCAACCTGATCAGCAACCCGCGTGCCGGCCTGCTATTCGTCGATTTCGAGCAGGGCGATGTGCTGCAGGTGCAGGGCCGTGCCGAGGTGATTCTCGACAGCCCGCTGATCGCCGCCTTCGAAGGGGCCGAACGCATCTGGACCCTGGATATCGAGCAGGTGGTGTTCCGCCCGGGCGCGATGTCGCTGCGTTGGGCCTTCGACGAATACGCCCCCACCAGCCTGATGACCGGCACCTGGGCCGAAGCGGAAGAGCGCCTGCGTGAAGGCGAGCGGCGTCGCCAATGGCAGCAGTGGCGGGTGCTCAGCCAGCAGCAGGAGAGCGCCGATATCCGCTCCCTGGTCCTGGCCCCGGAAGACGAGGGCGAGGTGAGCTTCACCCCCGGCCAGCACATTCCCCTGCGCCTGCTCACCGCTGATGGTGAGGCCCTGGTGCGCACCTACAGCGTCTCCAGCGCGCCGAGCGACGGTTACCTGCGCATCAGCGTCAAGGCGCAGGGCAAGGGCTCGCGGCACCTGCACGAACAGGTGCAGGTCGGTGATGTGCTGGAGGCGCGCCCGCCCCTGGGCAGCTTCACCCTGAAGACCGACAGCCAGCGCCCGGTGGTGCTGATCGGTGCGGGGGTGGGCATCACCCCGATGGTTTCCATGGCTCGTGAGCTGGTGGCGCTCAATGAGAGGCAGGCGCAGGGTCGGCGTATCCACCTGTTCCAGGGCGCCCGGACGCTGCACGACCTGCCGTTCCAGGCCGAGTTGCAGGCCCTGGTGCAGCGCGGCAATGGCCTGTTGAAGCTGACCCGCGCCCTGAGCGCCCCCGAGGCTGAAGCGCAGCCGGGGCGCGACTTCGAGTTGAGCGGCCGGCTGGGCCTGGCGCAGATCCAGGCCGCCTTGTCCTTCGATGACTACGACTTCTACCTGTGTGGCCCGGGTGGGTTCATTCAGGCCATCTACGACGGTTTGCGCGGGCTGAATGTCGCCGACGGCCGCATCCATGCCGAAGCCTTCGGCCCCTCGGCCCTGCAGCGGCACAGCGAGGCCCAGGCCGCGGTGCCGTCCCAGCCGCCGGCGGCGACCTCGGCGGTGCCGGTGTACTTCACCGCCTCGGCCAAGGAAGCGCGCTGGACGCCGGAGAGCGGCACTCTGCTGGAGCTGGCCGAGAGCCGTGGGCTGACCCCCGAGTTCAGTTGCCGGGGCGGTTCCTGCGGCACCTGCAAGACGCGCCGGGTCAGTGGCCAGGTGCATTACCCCAACCCGCCGGCGGAGCTGCCGGAGGCGGACATGGTGCTGATCTGCTGCGCCGTACCGGCCGAGGGCGAGGATGGCCCGCAGCCCCTTGTGCTCGATCTCTGA
- the atzF gene encoding allophanate hydrolase, translated as MQSATPHSVGWTLGQWQAAYRDATLSPAILFELLQQLQDEDPAWIVLATPVQLSERLTALAKQLAAVDGDLSRLPLYGVPFAIKDNIDAAGWPTSAACPAFAYPASADATVVARLQAAGAVLIGKTNLDQFATGLVGTRSPFGAVPNSFDAAYVSGGSSSGSASVVARGLVPFSLGTDTAGSGRVPAGFNNIVGLKPSRGWLSNKGLVPACRTLDCISVFALTVEDAERVADIAGGYDAADAYSRANPGSAPVAIGARPRLAIPDSLEFHGDSRNQAVFQQALERLRELGAELVPIDFTPFRQLAEQLYQGSWVAERTVAMAGMLENAAEAIDPVVRGIVEKGFGYSACDAYRAEYLRAELSRAINLALAGFDALVVPTSPTLRTLEEMAAEPVLFNSQFGTYTNFTNLADLSALALPAGLRDDGLPAGITLLAPAWHDHALASLGKRWQAALGLPLGATGRPLPPAATPVQAPGSVRVAVVGAHLTGMPLNFQLVTRNAVLVEQTLTSPTYRLYALPGSVPPKPGLARAAEGASIIVELWDIPLARFGEFVAEIPPPLGIGNLQLEDGRWVKGFICEPWALHSAEDITAFGGWRAFIASRTPA; from the coding sequence ATGCAATCCGCGACTCCGCACAGCGTCGGCTGGACCCTCGGCCAATGGCAGGCCGCCTACCGCGACGCCACCCTCAGCCCCGCCATCCTCTTCGAGCTGCTGCAGCAATTGCAGGACGAAGACCCGGCCTGGATCGTCCTCGCCACCCCGGTGCAGTTGAGCGAACGCCTCACCGCCCTCGCCAAGCAGCTGGCTGCCGTCGACGGTGATCTCTCCCGGCTGCCGCTCTACGGCGTGCCCTTCGCCATCAAGGACAACATCGACGCCGCCGGCTGGCCCACCAGCGCCGCCTGCCCGGCGTTCGCCTACCCGGCCAGCGCGGACGCCACCGTGGTCGCTCGCCTGCAGGCCGCCGGTGCGGTGCTGATCGGCAAGACCAACCTCGACCAGTTCGCCACCGGTCTGGTGGGCACCCGCTCGCCCTTCGGCGCGGTGCCCAACAGCTTCGATGCCGCCTACGTCAGCGGCGGCTCCAGCTCCGGCTCCGCCTCGGTGGTGGCGCGCGGCCTGGTGCCCTTCTCACTCGGCACCGACACCGCCGGCTCCGGCCGCGTGCCGGCGGGCTTCAACAACATCGTCGGGCTCAAGCCCAGCCGTGGCTGGCTATCCAACAAGGGCCTGGTGCCCGCCTGCCGCACCCTGGACTGCATCTCGGTGTTCGCCCTGACGGTGGAGGACGCCGAGCGCGTCGCCGACATCGCCGGGGGCTACGACGCCGCCGACGCCTACTCCCGCGCCAACCCCGGCAGCGCCCCGGTGGCGATCGGCGCCAGGCCACGCCTGGCGATCCCGGACAGCCTCGAATTCCACGGCGACAGCCGCAACCAGGCGGTCTTCCAGCAGGCCCTGGAGCGCCTGCGCGAGCTCGGCGCCGAGCTGGTGCCCATCGACTTCACGCCTTTCCGCCAACTGGCCGAACAGCTCTACCAGGGCTCCTGGGTGGCCGAGCGCACCGTGGCCATGGCCGGCATGCTGGAAAACGCCGCCGAGGCAATCGACCCCGTGGTGCGCGGCATCGTCGAGAAGGGCTTCGGCTACAGCGCCTGCGACGCCTACCGCGCCGAGTACCTGCGGGCCGAGCTGAGCCGCGCCATCAACCTCGCCCTGGCCGGCTTCGACGCCCTGGTGGTGCCCACCTCCCCCACCCTGCGCACCCTGGAGGAAATGGCCGCCGAGCCCGTGCTGTTCAACTCGCAGTTCGGCACCTACACCAACTTCACCAACCTCGCCGACCTCAGCGCCCTGGCGCTGCCCGCCGGCCTGCGCGACGACGGCCTGCCTGCCGGCATCACCCTGCTCGCCCCGGCCTGGCACGACCACGCCCTGGCCTCCCTGGGCAAGCGCTGGCAAGCCGCCCTCGGCCTGCCCCTGGGTGCCACCGGTCGCCCCTTGCCGCCCGCCGCCACGCCCGTGCAGGCCCCTGGCAGCGTGCGGGTCGCCGTGGTCGGCGCGCACCTCACCGGCATGCCGCTGAATTTCCAGCTGGTCACCCGCAACGCGGTACTGGTGGAGCAGACCCTTACCTCCCCCACCTACCGCCTCTATGCGCTGCCCGGCTCGGTGCCGCCCAAGCCGGGGCTGGCCAGGGCCGCCGAAGGCGCGTCGATCATCGTCGAGCTGTGGGACATCCCCCTCGCCCGCTTCGGCGAGTTCGTGGCGGAGATCCCGCCGCCCCTGGGCATCGGCAACCTGCAGCTGGAGGACGGTCGCTGGGTCAAGGGCTTCATCTGCGAGCCCTGGGCCCTGCACAGCGCCGAAGACATCACCGCCTTCGGTGGCTGGCGCGCCTTCATCGCCAGCCGCACGCCAGCCTGA